Below is a window of Acidobacteriota bacterium DNA.
CACCGTATGTGCCATCCCGCTTTTTTGTCACCCTGTCACCCTGTCACCTTGTCACCTGTCACCTTGTCACCTTGTCACCCACTCACCCTGTCACTTTGTCACTTTGTCATTAGCCGCGGCTTTCTGACGGAGTTGCTCGATGACCTTCTTCATTTTTTCGCGCTGTTCTTTCTGAGCAGCATCGGCAGGAATTGATTGCAAATAGGCTTCGAGCGCGTCGGCTGCTTCGCGATTCTGACTGCGCTTGCTGTAAATGGTGGCCAGATAGAGGTACGCCTGTGGAATATCTTTCCCGGCAACGTGAATCACTTTTTGAAAGGCATTTATCGCATCCGGGAATGTCGCTTCGGATTGTGCCAGCACCATCCCGAGCCGCATATTCACATTGGGGGAAGTCGGGTTGAGTTCAGCCGCCTTTCTCAGTGCCAGCATGCCCTCTTTCTGGTGCTTGAGTTCAACACAGGCCACACCGAGCGAATAAAACCCATGCCAGCCTGAGTCATTAATCCCCACCGCCTTGACCAGCAACGGAAGCGCCGCCGGATAGTCCCCGGCATCAACATAGGTGCTCCCCAGCAATTCCAGGGCATCGTAATATTCAGGAAAGATTTCCAGTGCCTTTTTCAAAGCAGCGATTCCGGGCTCAACGTCTTTCTTTTCAAAGGATTTGGTGGCCTTTTTATATTCCTTGCGGGCGTTTTCCGGCACGTCTTGATAAAACAC
It encodes the following:
- a CDS encoding carboxypeptidase regulatory-like domain-containing protein, producing the protein MKSRLLGIVLMVGQMAFPTTQFRVTATALIQSRNTVQGRVAGTDNRPVQNVRVFLLNDGYSQVGMGYSDSAGRYRFGNVPAGNYYLQIEPAGTDFEAQTVRIEVNPVNTLGTGGEVFTFDVNLRLRKNPVSSSERLPAKGDTSVFYQDVPENARKEYKKATKSFEKKDVEPGIAALKKALEIFPEYYDALELLGSTYVDAGDYPAALPLLVKAVGINDSGWHGFYSLGVACVELKHQKEGMLALRKAAELNPTSPNVNMRLGMVLAQSEATFPDAINAFQKVIHVAGKDIPQAYLYLATIYSKRSQNREAADALEAYLQSIPADAAQKEQREKMKKVIEQLRQKAAANDKVTK